Proteins encoded within one genomic window of Streptomyces sp. NBC_00523:
- the murC gene encoding UDP-N-acetylmuramate--L-alanine ligase yields MAAGIPAAMERPHFIGIGGAGMSGIAKILAQRGAKVAGSDAKESPTAEALRALGATVHIGHAAGHLADDASCVVVSSAIRADNPELVRAGELSVPVVHRSDALASLMGGLRSIAVAGTHGKTTTTSMLAVALSELDLDPSYAIGGDLAGPGTNATHGEGDLFVAEADESDRSFQKYDPDVAIVLNVELDHHANYASMDEIYESFETFAGKIVPGGTLVVSADQSGAVELTRRVREALPALTVVTYGESGTADVRVHKITPRGLTSEVTVILGGKFLTFTVSVPGRHYALNAVAALAAGIALGIPAHNLASALGKYTGVKRRLQLKGEAAGVQVIDSYAHHPTEMTADLEAMRGAATGARLLVVFQPHLFSRTQELGTEMGQALALADASVVLDIYPAREDPVPGVTSALIIDAASAAGADVTAVHDKDRVPEVVAGMAKPGDLVLTMGAGDVTDLGPRILDHLSN; encoded by the coding sequence ATGGCAGCCGGCATTCCCGCCGCCATGGAACGACCGCACTTCATCGGCATCGGCGGCGCCGGAATGTCGGGCATCGCCAAGATCCTCGCCCAGCGCGGCGCGAAGGTCGCGGGCAGCGACGCCAAGGAGTCCCCGACGGCCGAGGCGCTGCGCGCGCTGGGGGCGACCGTCCACATCGGGCACGCCGCCGGGCACCTGGCCGACGACGCGAGCTGCGTCGTCGTCTCCAGCGCCATCCGCGCCGACAATCCGGAGCTGGTGCGCGCCGGGGAGCTGTCGGTCCCCGTCGTGCACCGCTCCGACGCCCTGGCCTCGCTCATGGGCGGGCTCCGCTCCATCGCGGTCGCCGGCACCCACGGCAAGACCACCACCACGTCGATGCTGGCCGTCGCCCTGAGCGAGCTGGACCTCGACCCCTCGTACGCCATCGGCGGCGACCTGGCGGGCCCCGGCACCAACGCCACGCACGGCGAGGGCGACCTCTTCGTCGCCGAGGCCGACGAGAGCGACCGCAGCTTCCAGAAGTACGACCCCGACGTCGCGATCGTCCTCAACGTCGAGCTGGACCACCACGCGAACTACGCGTCGATGGACGAGATCTACGAGTCCTTCGAGACCTTCGCCGGGAAGATCGTCCCCGGGGGCACCCTCGTCGTCTCCGCCGACCAGTCCGGCGCCGTTGAGCTGACCCGCCGGGTCCGCGAGGCGCTGCCCGCGCTCACCGTCGTCACCTACGGCGAGTCCGGCACCGCCGACGTGCGCGTCCACAAGATCACCCCGCGCGGCCTGACCAGCGAGGTCACGGTGATCCTCGGCGGGAAGTTCCTCACCTTCACGGTGTCCGTGCCCGGCCGCCACTACGCGCTCAACGCGGTCGCCGCCCTCGCCGCCGGGATCGCCCTCGGCATCCCCGCCCACAACCTCGCCTCGGCCCTCGGGAAGTACACCGGGGTCAAGCGCCGTCTCCAGCTCAAGGGCGAGGCGGCCGGGGTCCAGGTCATCGACAGCTACGCGCACCACCCCACCGAGATGACCGCCGACCTGGAGGCCATGCGCGGCGCCGCCACCGGCGCCCGCCTCCTCGTCGTCTTCCAGCCGCACCTGTTCTCCCGCACCCAGGAGCTCGGTACGGAGATGGGCCAGGCCCTCGCCCTCGCCGACGCCTCCGTGGTCCTGGACATCTACCCGGCCCGCGAGGACCCGGTCCCCGGCGTCACCAGCGCCCTGATCATCGACGCGGCCAGCGCCGCCGGGGCCGACGTCACCGCCGTCCACGACAAGGACCGGGTCCCCGAGGTCGTCGCGGGAATGGCGAAGCCGGGCGACCTCGTTCTCACCATGGGAGCGGGCGACGTCACCGACCTCGGCCCGCGGATCCTGGACCACCTGTCGAACTGA
- the msrB gene encoding peptide-methionine (R)-S-oxide reductase MsrB, with the protein MTYDVEKPDEQWREELTAAEYAVLRKAGTEPAFVGEYTDTKTEGVYSCRACGAELFRSDTKFESHCGWPSFYDPKDTDAVELIQDRSHGMVRTEVRCARCGSHLGHVFEGEGYPTPTDQRYCINSISLRLTPDA; encoded by the coding sequence GTGACGTACGACGTCGAGAAGCCGGACGAACAGTGGCGGGAGGAGCTCACCGCCGCCGAGTACGCGGTGCTGCGCAAGGCCGGCACCGAGCCCGCGTTCGTCGGTGAGTACACGGACACCAAGACCGAGGGCGTCTACTCCTGCCGGGCCTGCGGCGCGGAGCTGTTCCGCTCCGACACCAAATTCGAGTCGCACTGCGGCTGGCCGTCCTTCTACGACCCGAAGGACACCGACGCGGTCGAGCTGATCCAGGACCGCAGCCACGGCATGGTCCGCACCGAGGTCCGCTGCGCCCGCTGCGGCTCCCACCTGGGCCACGTCTTCGAGGGCGAGGGCTACCCGACCCCGACGGACCAGCGCTACTGCATCAACTCGATCTCGCTGCGGCTGACACCCGACGCCTGA
- a CDS encoding GTPase-associated protein 1-related protein — MSLAQLHYTSADGDGTGEDGPTAARFTSVDASIPASVLTEAGPLLAYEAPRGTPDRLTDTALRALPEAYSFHVLSDGSGLLARTVAVRSPRTSAVRFHAHAVHLPPGTRLPGGTLPLTACRSARWAAATPDRPLPDPLTAPSAPNGHEAREREALNDFAVSRGPWLAGVLSDLRRLHGPDGPERVVLAERQSADVARWIALAGLALPDGLAEHLTFTTYTRRPREAAGRVVGVLPEDAEELADPGLRVHLCAGPRPEGPVGDTWAETAARVWRGRAPELFREAAALPGEPFAAGPLAVTALCAGIPLGTEERAAAADWAAERPYALDGARTRRLVEALTAPGTDDRSGPEFDAAGRLFAALDGRSPATTTAPLAAMLVTEAVRGGNGSLELPGRTAFSGPEGAAVAGVLGPEIMTELGGAGVGLDVARTVQLLRVARLLGVDCAGLLPSVVDRLAPALLAGGEEGAPGWAPALLELMDEQFDVRTALLGALDRIAPDHPAGVARLLSRVPLPFTGTQALPHLRMCAGAPEARAGCGDDRVATLQRILRTGGVSPFAEPLVLRTAVGLVWEEEAPTAAEARQLLEAATSDAHRAAGTWSLLVAAALAAGADDGAAPELAHDLLRGFPQETGGRVRAALQLLEFADEVRSGAAGPDWAERVRTLRAEADPVEPGVLGQACDAVAGRLLAPERPDEELYALVQSGDADLIAAYARTARGDGVRARLAADPAYAADCFTVWTAHPHAGAPWTEAAAGLLDEVLRPVVRGLPADRVAAVEDAVGRSGSSGRADAFRDWNRRERGTLGRLGRRIAGRVRRA, encoded by the coding sequence ATGAGCCTCGCGCAGTTGCACTACACCTCCGCGGACGGGGACGGAACCGGCGAGGACGGGCCGACAGCCGCCCGGTTCACGTCGGTTGACGCCTCGATACCCGCGTCCGTGCTGACCGAGGCGGGACCGCTGCTGGCGTACGAGGCGCCGCGCGGCACACCCGACCGGCTCACGGACACCGCCCTGCGCGCCCTGCCCGAGGCGTACAGCTTCCACGTGCTCTCCGACGGCAGCGGGCTGCTGGCCCGGACCGTCGCGGTCCGCTCCCCCCGGACCTCCGCCGTACGCTTCCACGCCCACGCGGTCCACCTGCCCCCCGGCACCCGGCTCCCCGGGGGGACGCTGCCGCTCACCGCCTGCCGGTCCGCCCGCTGGGCCGCCGCCACCCCGGACCGCCCGCTGCCCGATCCGCTCACCGCTCCGTCCGCCCCGAACGGCCACGAGGCGCGCGAGCGCGAGGCGCTGAACGACTTCGCCGTCTCCCGCGGCCCCTGGCTCGCCGGGGTGCTGTCCGACCTGCGCCGCCTGCACGGACCGGACGGGCCGGAGCGGGTCGTCCTGGCCGAGCGGCAGAGCGCGGACGTCGCCCGCTGGATCGCGCTCGCCGGGCTCGCCCTGCCGGACGGGCTCGCCGAGCACCTGACCTTCACCACGTACACCCGCCGCCCCCGCGAGGCGGCCGGGCGGGTGGTGGGCGTGCTGCCCGAGGACGCCGAGGAGCTGGCGGACCCCGGGCTTCGTGTGCACCTGTGCGCCGGTCCGCGCCCGGAGGGGCCGGTCGGCGACACCTGGGCCGAGACGGCCGCCCGGGTCTGGCGCGGCCGGGCGCCGGAGCTGTTCCGGGAGGCGGCCGCGCTGCCCGGTGAGCCGTTCGCGGCAGGGCCGCTGGCGGTGACGGCCCTGTGCGCCGGGATACCGCTCGGCACCGAGGAGCGCGCGGCGGCCGCCGACTGGGCCGCCGAGCGGCCGTACGCCCTGGACGGGGCCCGCACCCGCCGGCTGGTCGAGGCGCTGACCGCGCCCGGGACCGACGACCGCTCCGGGCCCGAATTCGACGCCGCCGGGCGGCTGTTCGCGGCGCTCGACGGCCGCTCCCCCGCGACGACCACCGCCCCGCTCGCCGCGATGCTGGTGACGGAGGCGGTGCGCGGCGGCAACGGCTCGCTGGAGCTGCCCGGCCGCACCGCCTTCAGCGGACCGGAGGGCGCGGCCGTCGCCGGGGTGCTCGGGCCGGAGATCATGACCGAGCTGGGCGGCGCGGGCGTCGGCCTGGACGTGGCCCGTACGGTGCAGCTGCTGCGGGTGGCGCGGCTGCTCGGGGTGGACTGCGCCGGACTGCTGCCCTCCGTGGTGGACCGGCTCGCGCCCGCGCTGCTGGCGGGCGGCGAGGAGGGCGCCCCGGGCTGGGCGCCCGCGCTGCTGGAGCTGATGGACGAGCAGTTCGACGTGCGTACGGCCCTGCTGGGCGCGCTCGACCGGATCGCGCCGGACCATCCGGCCGGGGTCGCGCGGCTGCTGAGCCGGGTGCCGCTGCCGTTCACCGGCACGCAGGCGCTGCCGCATCTGCGGATGTGCGCCGGGGCGCCGGAGGCGAGGGCGGGCTGCGGCGACGACCGGGTCGCGACGCTCCAGCGGATCCTGCGGACCGGTGGGGTCTCCCCGTTCGCGGAGCCGCTGGTGCTGCGGACAGCGGTGGGCCTGGTCTGGGAGGAGGAGGCGCCGACGGCCGCCGAGGCCCGGCAGCTCCTTGAGGCGGCGACCTCGGACGCGCACCGGGCGGCCGGCACCTGGTCGCTCCTGGTGGCCGCCGCGCTCGCGGCCGGCGCCGACGACGGGGCGGCCCCGGAGCTGGCCCACGACCTGCTGCGCGGCTTCCCGCAGGAGACCGGGGGCCGGGTGCGCGCGGCGCTCCAGCTCCTGGAGTTCGCCGACGAGGTGCGCTCGGGCGCGGCGGGGCCGGACTGGGCCGAACGGGTGCGGACGCTGCGCGCGGAGGCGGATCCCGTGGAGCCGGGCGTGCTCGGGCAGGCGTGCGACGCGGTGGCCGGGCGGCTGCTGGCGCCGGAGCGGCCCGACGAGGAGCTGTACGCCCTGGTGCAGAGCGGGGACGCGGACCTGATCGCCGCCTATGCCCGGACCGCGCGCGGTGACGGCGTCCGGGCCCGGCTGGCCGCCGACCCGGCCTACGCGGCCGACTGCTTCACCGTGTGGACGGCCCACCCGCACGCCGGCGCCCCGTGGACCGAGGCCGCCGCCGGGCTCCTCGACGAGGTGCTGCGGCCCGTGGTGCGGGGGCTGCCCGCGGACCGGGTCGCGGCGGTCGAGGACGCGGTCGGCCGCTCGGGCAGCAGCGGCCGGGCGGACGCCTTCCGCGACTGGAACCGCCGCGAGCGCGGCACGCTGGGCCGCCTGGGCCGCCGCATCGCGGGACGGGTGCGGCGGGCCTAG
- a CDS encoding helix-turn-helix domain-containing protein, whose amino-acid sequence MLHTLFDRDDLAPRERLAALNDAFLTSEHAMGVLSPEAEDFTALVRGVDLATVCVAELTMSPGRVVRSARMVRQADPELVCVALAPSGVTVLNQAGREAVLGPNDLAFYDSSSPFEIRMGAPGGEPATLIRAHVPRALLGPSADLVEPLLARRLPGQGGFAGMFVHLMSSLADESRAYRPNDRSRLSEIAGDVLTALVDHHADVEPVPGDDSRKGALLLSIEAFVQQHLNDPDLSPRTIAGAHHLSVGYLHRLFSARGTTLTAWIRGMRLKRAGRDLRDPALSEVTVHQIAVRWGFRDHSTFTRSFRTAYGMSPRDYRHASSSQW is encoded by the coding sequence ATGCTGCATACACTCTTCGATCGGGATGACCTGGCGCCGCGTGAGCGGCTGGCCGCGCTCAACGACGCGTTCCTCACCAGCGAGCACGCCATGGGCGTCCTCAGCCCGGAGGCCGAGGACTTCACCGCCCTGGTCCGGGGCGTCGATCTCGCGACGGTGTGCGTGGCCGAGCTGACGATGTCACCGGGGCGGGTCGTGCGGTCCGCCCGGATGGTGCGGCAGGCCGATCCGGAGCTGGTCTGCGTCGCACTGGCCCCCTCCGGCGTGACGGTGCTCAACCAGGCCGGGCGGGAAGCGGTCCTGGGCCCGAACGACCTCGCGTTCTACGACAGTTCGAGCCCTTTCGAGATCCGGATGGGCGCCCCCGGCGGTGAGCCCGCGACGCTGATCCGGGCCCATGTCCCGCGCGCCCTGCTCGGCCCGTCCGCGGACCTCGTGGAGCCGCTGCTCGCCCGGCGGCTCCCGGGGCAGGGCGGCTTCGCCGGGATGTTCGTGCACCTGATGAGCAGTCTGGCCGACGAGTCGCGCGCGTACCGACCGAACGACCGCAGCCGCCTCTCGGAGATCGCGGGCGATGTGCTCACCGCCCTTGTGGACCACCACGCGGACGTGGAACCGGTGCCCGGGGACGACTCCCGCAAGGGGGCCCTGCTGCTGAGCATCGAGGCGTTCGTGCAGCAGCACCTCAACGACCCGGACCTGTCCCCGCGTACGATCGCCGGCGCGCACCACCTCTCGGTGGGGTACCTGCACCGGCTGTTCAGCGCGCGCGGCACGACGCTCACGGCGTGGATCCGGGGGATGCGGCTGAAGCGCGCCGGCCGGGATCTGCGGGACCCGGCGCTGAGCGAGGTGACCGTGCATCAGATCGCGGTGCGCTGGGGCTTCCGTGACCACTCCACCTTCACCCGCAGCTTCCGTACGGCCTACGGCATGTCGCCCCGCGACTACCGGCACGCATCGTCAAGTCAGTGGTGA
- a CDS encoding L-threonylcarbamoyladenylate synthase, whose protein sequence is MAKYFDVHPENPQQRTITNVAESIRSGSLVAYPTDSCYALGCQLGNRDGLSRIRAIRNLDDRHHFTLMCQNFAQLGQFVHIDNDVFRTVKASTPGQYTFILPATKEVPRQLLHPKKKTVGVRIPDHPVVQALLGELGEPLLSSTLLLPDEAEPLTQGWEIKERLDHEVDIVLDSGDCGTEPTTVIDFSDGELEIVRRGAGDTSRFE, encoded by the coding sequence ATGGCGAAGTATTTCGACGTACACCCCGAAAATCCCCAGCAGCGCACCATCACCAACGTGGCCGAAAGCATCCGCTCCGGGTCGCTCGTCGCGTACCCGACGGACTCCTGCTACGCACTCGGGTGTCAGCTCGGCAACCGGGACGGCCTGTCCCGCATCCGGGCGATCCGCAACCTCGACGACCGCCACCACTTCACGCTGATGTGCCAGAACTTCGCCCAGCTCGGGCAGTTCGTGCACATCGACAACGACGTGTTCCGTACGGTCAAGGCATCGACGCCCGGCCAGTACACCTTCATCCTGCCGGCCACGAAGGAGGTGCCGCGCCAGCTGCTGCACCCCAAGAAGAAGACCGTGGGCGTCCGCATCCCGGACCACCCGGTCGTGCAGGCGCTCCTGGGCGAGCTGGGCGAACCGCTGCTCTCCAGCACGCTGTTGCTGCCCGACGAGGCCGAGCCCCTCACCCAGGGCTGGGAGATCAAGGAGCGCCTGGACCACGAGGTGGACATCGTCCTCGACTCCGGCGACTGCGGTACGGAGCCGACGACCGTCATCGACTTCTCGGACGGTGAGCTGGAGATCGTACGCCGGGGAGCCGGCGACACCTCGCGCTTCGAGTAG
- a CDS encoding MarR family winged helix-turn-helix transcriptional regulator, with protein sequence MDMPVDRIEFETMLLGRHMSLLTSRGGGRLDRSAYILLSRIRAQGPMSIGQLHDAFGLDTSTLNRQTAAMLRAGVVDRIADPDGGIARKFVITDEGERRLDKDRAENREGLQRVLADWTPEEAARFADDLARLNRDIERLDGRPWPRD encoded by the coding sequence GTGGACATGCCTGTGGACCGGATCGAGTTCGAGACGATGCTGCTCGGCCGGCACATGAGCCTGCTCACCTCGCGCGGCGGCGGACGGCTCGACCGGAGCGCGTACATCCTCCTCAGCCGCATCCGGGCCCAGGGCCCGATGTCGATCGGCCAGCTGCACGACGCGTTCGGCCTCGACACCTCGACGCTGAACCGGCAGACCGCCGCGATGCTCCGGGCCGGTGTGGTCGACCGCATCGCCGACCCGGACGGCGGGATCGCGCGCAAGTTCGTCATCACGGACGAGGGTGAGCGCCGCCTCGACAAGGACCGGGCCGAGAACCGCGAGGGACTGCAACGGGTCCTCGCCGACTGGACCCCGGAGGAGGCCGCCCGCTTCGCGGACGATCTGGCCCGGCTCAACCGCGACATCGAACGCCTCGACGGCAGGCCCTGGCCGCGCGACTGA
- the tdh gene encoding L-threonine 3-dehydrogenase, with amino-acid sequence MKALVKQKAEPGLWLMDVPEPETGPGDVLIKVLRTGICGTDLHIRNYDGWAQQAISTPLVLGHEFVGEVAAIGADVADIAVGDLVSGEGHLVCGKCRNCLAGRRHLCRSTLGLGVGRDGAFAEYVALPASNVWVHRVPVDLDVAAIFDPFGNAVHTALSFPLVGEDVLITGAGPIGIMAAAVAKHAGARNVVITDVSEARLELARKVGVSLALNVGEHTIADGQQELGLREGFDIGLEMSGRPEAMRDMIANMTHGGRIAMLGLPAEEFAVDWARIVTSMITVKGIYGREMYETWYAMSVLLEGGLDLAPVITGRYGYRDFEAAFDDAASGRGGKVILDWTV; translated from the coding sequence GTGAAGGCACTCGTGAAGCAGAAGGCCGAGCCCGGACTCTGGCTGATGGACGTCCCCGAGCCCGAGACCGGCCCCGGTGACGTACTGATCAAGGTCCTGCGCACCGGCATCTGCGGGACCGACCTGCACATCCGCAACTACGACGGCTGGGCGCAGCAGGCCATCTCCACCCCGCTCGTCCTCGGCCACGAGTTCGTCGGCGAGGTCGCCGCGATCGGCGCGGACGTGGCCGACATCGCCGTCGGCGACCTGGTCAGCGGCGAGGGCCACCTCGTCTGCGGCAAGTGCCGCAACTGCCTGGCCGGCCGCCGCCACCTCTGCCGCTCCACGCTGGGCCTCGGCGTCGGCCGTGACGGCGCCTTCGCCGAGTACGTCGCGCTGCCCGCGTCCAACGTGTGGGTGCACCGGGTCCCCGTCGACCTCGACGTCGCCGCGATCTTCGACCCGTTCGGCAACGCCGTCCACACCGCGCTGTCCTTCCCGCTCGTCGGCGAGGACGTCCTGATCACCGGCGCCGGTCCGATCGGCATCATGGCCGCCGCCGTCGCCAAGCACGCCGGGGCCCGCAACGTCGTCATCACCGACGTCAGCGAGGCCCGCCTGGAGCTGGCTCGCAAGGTCGGCGTCAGCCTGGCGCTCAACGTCGGCGAGCACACCATCGCCGACGGCCAGCAGGAGCTGGGCCTGCGCGAGGGCTTCGACATCGGCCTGGAGATGTCCGGCCGCCCCGAGGCGATGCGGGACATGATCGCGAACATGACGCACGGCGGCCGGATCGCCATGCTCGGCCTCCCCGCCGAGGAGTTCGCCGTCGACTGGGCCCGGATCGTCACCTCGATGATCACGGTCAAGGGCATCTACGGCCGCGAGATGTACGAGACCTGGTACGCCATGTCCGTCCTGCTGGAGGGCGGTCTCGACCTCGCCCCCGTGATCACCGGCCGGTACGGCTACCGCGACTTCGAGGCGGCCTTCGACGACGCGGCGAGCGGGCGCGGCGGCAAGGTCATCCTCGACTGGACCGTCTGA
- a CDS encoding glycine C-acetyltransferase, producing the protein MFDSVRDDLRTTLEEIEAAGLHKPERVIGTPQSATVAVTAGGRPGEVLNFCANNYLGLADHPEVIAAAHEALDRWGYGMASVRFICGTQEVHKELEQRLSSFLGQEDTILYSSCFDANGGVFETILGAEDAVISDALNHASIIDGIRLSKAKRFRYANRDMADLEKQLKEASGARRRLIVTDGVFSMDGYVAPLREICDLAERYDAMVMVDDSHAVGFVGAGGRGTPELHGVMDRVDIITGTLGKALGGASGGYVAARAEIVALLRQRSRPYLFSNSLAPVIAAASLKVIDLLESAGDLRERLNANTALFRTRMTENGFDILPGDHAIAPVMIGDAAKAGRMAELLLERGVYVIGFSYPVVPQGAARIRVQLSAAHSTEDVNRAVDAFVAARAELEG; encoded by the coding sequence ATGTTCGACTCCGTACGCGACGATCTGCGCACCACCCTCGAAGAGATCGAGGCGGCCGGGCTGCACAAGCCCGAGCGCGTCATCGGCACCCCGCAGTCCGCGACCGTTGCCGTCACCGCCGGGGGCCGCCCCGGCGAGGTGCTGAACTTCTGCGCCAACAACTACCTGGGTCTCGCCGACCACCCCGAGGTGATCGCCGCCGCGCACGAGGCGCTGGACCGCTGGGGCTACGGCATGGCCTCGGTCCGCTTCATCTGCGGCACCCAGGAGGTCCACAAGGAGCTGGAGCAGCGGCTCTCCTCCTTCCTGGGCCAGGAGGACACGATCCTCTACTCCTCCTGCTTCGACGCCAACGGCGGCGTGTTCGAGACGATCCTCGGCGCCGAGGACGCGGTCATCTCCGACGCCCTCAACCACGCCTCGATCATCGACGGCATCCGCCTGTCGAAGGCCAAGCGCTTCCGCTACGCCAACCGGGACATGGCCGACCTGGAGAAGCAGCTCAAGGAGGCGTCCGGGGCCCGGCGCCGGCTGATCGTCACCGACGGCGTCTTCTCCATGGACGGTTACGTCGCCCCGCTGCGCGAGATCTGCGACCTGGCCGAGCGCTACGACGCCATGGTCATGGTGGACGACTCGCACGCCGTCGGCTTCGTCGGCGCCGGCGGGCGCGGTACGCCGGAGCTGCACGGCGTCATGGACCGCGTCGACATCATCACCGGCACCCTCGGCAAGGCGCTCGGCGGCGCCTCCGGCGGTTACGTGGCGGCCCGCGCCGAGATCGTCGCCCTGCTGCGTCAGCGCTCGCGCCCGTACCTCTTCTCGAACTCGCTCGCCCCGGTCATCGCCGCCGCCTCGCTCAAGGTCATCGACCTCCTGGAGTCCGCCGGCGACCTGCGCGAGCGGCTCAACGCCAACACCGCGCTCTTCCGTACCCGGATGACCGAGAACGGCTTCGACATCCTGCCCGGCGACCACGCCATCGCCCCCGTCATGATCGGGGACGCGGCGAAGGCAGGCCGGATGGCGGAGCTGCTCCTGGAGCGCGGTGTGTACGTGATCGGGTTCTCGTACCCGGTCGTCCCCCAGGGCGCGGCCCGCATCCGCGTCCAGCTCTCCGCGGCGCACTCCACGGAGGACGTGAACCGCGCGGTCGACGCGTTCGTCGCGGCGCGCGCCGAGCTGGAGGGCTAG
- a CDS encoding LysR family transcriptional regulator, whose protein sequence is MIDARRLRVLRAVADHGTVTAAAAALYLTPSAVSQQLAALEQETGHRLVERGSRGARLTPAGEILLTHTNAVLAQLERAEAELAAYGSGEAGTVTVAAFATGIGLVLAPAIAALSRTAPGIKVRVQDAEGDASVPMVLDRQVDVAVAVEYRGAPGEDDRRLTRVPLYSEPFDAVLPVGHRLAGQEQVAVAELAKDAWIGPYPGNPCHDVVVLACEYAGFAPNLEHSSDDFHAVVALAGADAGVALVPRTALRGMALTGVVVRPVRGTAPTRRVFAAVRRGAEAHPLIAPVLEALAGAAG, encoded by the coding sequence ATGATCGATGCCCGGCGGCTGCGCGTCCTGCGTGCCGTGGCGGACCACGGCACGGTGACCGCCGCGGCCGCCGCCCTGTACCTGACCCCGTCCGCCGTCTCCCAGCAGCTCGCCGCCCTGGAGCAGGAGACCGGCCACCGGCTGGTCGAACGCGGCTCGCGCGGCGCCAGGCTCACCCCGGCCGGCGAGATCCTGCTCACCCACACCAACGCGGTCCTGGCCCAGCTGGAACGGGCCGAGGCCGAGCTCGCCGCGTACGGCTCCGGCGAGGCCGGTACGGTCACGGTCGCCGCGTTCGCCACCGGCATCGGCCTGGTGCTCGCCCCCGCCATCGCCGCGCTGAGCCGGACCGCCCCCGGCATCAAGGTCCGCGTCCAGGACGCCGAGGGCGACGCGAGCGTCCCCATGGTCCTGGACCGGCAGGTCGATGTGGCCGTCGCCGTCGAGTACCGGGGCGCCCCCGGCGAGGACGACCGCCGGCTCACCCGCGTCCCTCTCTACTCCGAGCCGTTCGACGCGGTGCTCCCGGTGGGGCACCGGCTGGCGGGCCAGGAGCAGGTGGCCGTCGCCGAGCTGGCCAAGGACGCCTGGATCGGGCCGTACCCGGGCAACCCCTGCCACGACGTGGTGGTCCTGGCCTGCGAGTACGCCGGTTTCGCACCGAACCTCGAACACTCCTCGGACGACTTCCACGCGGTCGTCGCCCTCGCCGGTGCGGACGCCGGAGTGGCCCTGGTGCCGCGCACCGCCCTCCGCGGCATGGCCCTGACCGGTGTGGTGGTCCGCCCGGTGCGCGGGACCGCCCCCACCCGCCGGGTCTTCGCGGCGGTGCGCCGGGGCGCCGAGGCCCACCCGTTGATCGCACCGGTCCTGGAAGCGCTGGCGGGCGCGGCGGGCTGA
- a CDS encoding VOC family protein, whose amino-acid sequence MAHIALVTLVVRDYDEALSFYTGALGFELVEDTDRGDGSRWVVVRPRGTEGTGLLLARAKDEAQAASVGAQTGGRVGFFLHTEDFAGDHARMTAAGVRFLEEPRHEVYGSVAVFEDLYGNRWDLLQPA is encoded by the coding sequence ATGGCCCACATCGCCCTGGTCACGCTGGTCGTCCGCGACTACGACGAGGCCCTTTCCTTCTACACCGGGGCCCTCGGCTTCGAGCTGGTCGAGGACACCGACCGGGGGGACGGCTCGCGCTGGGTGGTGGTGCGGCCCCGGGGCACCGAGGGCACGGGGCTGCTGCTGGCCCGCGCCAAGGACGAGGCCCAGGCGGCGAGCGTCGGCGCGCAGACCGGGGGCCGGGTCGGCTTCTTCCTGCACACCGAGGACTTCGCGGGCGACCACGCCCGGATGACGGCGGCCGGGGTGCGCTTCCTGGAGGAGCCGCGCCACGAGGTCTACGGCTCGGTCGCGGTCTTCGAGGACCTGTACGGCAACCGCTGGGACCTGCTCCAGCCGGCGTGA
- a CDS encoding nucleoside/nucleotide kinase family protein, translating into MDLPDLTARAHRLARTGSRRVLGIAGPPGAGKSTLAGRIADALGPLAVVVPMDGFHLAGAELERLGRTGRKGAPDTFDAAGYVALLRRLRAPEPGTVVYAPAFDRTLEEPVAGAIPVSPEVPLVVTEGNYLLYDEGPWAPVRGLLDEAWYLDPDDAVRVPRLVARHVRYGKARADAERWVARSDEANARLVAAGRDRADLVVR; encoded by the coding sequence ATGGACCTCCCCGACCTCACCGCCCGCGCGCACCGCCTCGCCCGCACCGGCAGTCGGCGCGTCCTCGGCATCGCCGGGCCGCCCGGAGCCGGCAAGTCGACCCTGGCCGGGCGGATCGCCGACGCGCTCGGGCCGCTCGCCGTCGTCGTGCCCATGGACGGCTTCCACCTCGCCGGGGCGGAGCTCGAACGCCTCGGCCGGACCGGCCGCAAGGGCGCGCCCGACACCTTCGACGCCGCCGGGTACGTGGCCCTGCTCCGGCGCCTGCGCGCCCCCGAGCCCGGCACCGTCGTGTACGCCCCCGCCTTCGACAGGACCCTGGAGGAACCGGTCGCCGGGGCGATCCCCGTATCCCCGGAGGTCCCGCTCGTCGTCACCGAGGGCAACTACCTGCTGTACGACGAAGGGCCCTGGGCCCCGGTCCGCGGGCTGCTGGACGAGGCGTGGTACCTGGACCCGGACGACGCGGTGCGCGTGCCCCGGCTGGTCGCCCGGCATGTGCGGTACGGAAAGGCCCGGGCCGACGCCGAGCGCTGGGTGGCGCGGTCCGACGAGGCCAACGCCCGGCTCGTCGCGGCCGGCCGCGACCGGGCCGACCTCGTCGTCCGCTGA